The DNA window TGGACGACCCGGCCCGTCATCGCCCGGCCCCCTCCCCGGGCGCGCAGGCCGTCGCCCCGCCTCCGGCCGGGGTCGCACTCCGCGCCGGGGACGCGGCCCGCCCCGTCGCCGCATCCCGCGCCGGGGACGCGCGGCGGAGCTCCAGCAGGCCGTCGCACGCCGGAGCGGGATCCAGGCCGGAGACGGCCAGGACCCGGCCGACGGCGTCGGCGGGCAGGGCCCGCGGGTCGGCGGCCCCGAGGACGGCGCCGGCCATGGCGGCGATGGTGTCGGTGTCGCCCCCGAGGGACGCCGCGAAGCACAGGCCCTCGAAGGGGCGGGCGGCGAACTCGCGGGCGATGACGAGCGCGCAGGGCACGGATTCGGCGGACTCCACGGATGTGCCCACCTGCTCGTGCAGGAGGACGGCGAGCGCCGCGTCGGACAGGCCCTCGGCGGCATCGAGGGCGGCCCGGGCGCGGGCGACCACCGAGGCCCCGGGGGACCAGTGCCCGCGGGGCGCCAGCGCGGCGACGAGGTCCAGGGCCGTGTCCACCGCCCGGTCGGCGTCGGCTCCGCCCACCGCGGCGGAGACGGCGACGGCGATCAGCGCGGCCGACTCGAAGCCCTGACGGGTGTCATGGGTGACCATGCAGGAGGCGTGGACGGCGTCGGCCAGGAGCTCCGGCCGCGTGAGGGGGAAGGCGATGCCGACCGGGGCCACCCGCATGGCGGCGCCGTTGGTGGTGCCCGCACGGCCGGTGGTGCGGGGGTCGGCGCCGGCGCGGACCCTCTCCAGGGCGAGCTTGGTGGACGGGCCCAGCAGGTCAAGGGAGCCGCGCGCCCGCATGCGATCCTCCCAGGCGAGGAGTGCGTCGGCGAAGCGGAAGGGGTCGATGCGGCCGCGGCCGGCGATGAGGAGCTCGGCGATCAGGAGGGCCTGCTCGGTGTCGTCGGTGACGGAGCCCGCGGGTGCCCCGGGCGCAATGGGCTGGGCGCCGACGGCGTCGCGCAGGCCGGCGATCCGCCCGTAGTGCCTCGTGATCAGCGCCGGACTCATGGACTGGGTGGGCATTCCCAGGGCGTCGCCCAGGGCCAGGCCGGTCAGGGCGCCGAGGGCGCGGTCGCGCTCGGGTTCGGGCCTCGGGGCGCCGCGCGGGGACCTTTCTGTCATGACAACCATGATAGGGCGGGCGCGGGACCCGGTCCGCGCCATGCTCGGCGGCCGCCGACGCCGCAGCCGGCCTCGTTGAACCCCGCCGGGCCCCGGCCTCCGCGAGCGCGCAGGTTTCCAGTCGAACGCGCAGATGGGAGATGCGCGTTCGACTGGAAACCTGCGCGCTCGCGGAAAGAGCGGGGATAGGGGACCGCGGCCGGGAAGGTCGGCAGCGGAAACCTGCGCGCTCGCGGAGGAGCAGCGGAACGGGGCCGGCCGACCGCGCGGGTTATTCACAGGATGTGCGTTTTCCGCCGGTCCCGCGCGTCGTTCCCACCGGTTTCGGCGAGGACCCCGGGCCCCCGGCGGCCGCCCCCGCCCCGACCAGGCGGACCGCGAGGCCGTCGACGAGGAGGTCGATCTTGCGGTCGAGCCAGCCGCGCTCCAACCAGGCGGGATCGAGGTGGAAGGGCGTCGGCAGCGCGCTCGCACCGCGCCCCGGCCGCGAGCCGGCCCCGCCCCTCCAGTCCGCGCGCAGGGCGGTGACCCCCACGTGCGAGGAGATGACGGTGTCCCCGACGACGTCGACGGCGAGCGCGGCGTCCTCCTGGCTCATCCCGGCGGACATGAAGGCGCGGTGCGCGGCGCCGATCGTGTCCGCGAAGCACTCGGCCGCCCAGGGGACGCCGATCAGGACACGGTCGAGCCCGGGATGGGCCTCGAGCAGCGCCCACAGCGCATCGGCCTGGTTGCGCGCGTTGCGGCGCCAGTCGTCGGGGTCCGGGGCGAAGTCGATGCGCGCGGCGATCTCGTCCAGGCAGGCCCGCAGGAGGTCCTCGCGCGAGGAGATCGTCCGGTACAGGGCGGAGGTCGCCACGCCCAGCCGGGCGGCGACGCCCGCGAGTGTGAAATCGGCGACGCCGAGCGCCAGGGCGGCGGCCACGACCTCGGCCCGGGTGAAGCCGGGTTTGGGCCCGGTGGGGCGTCCCAGTCGTGTCATGCCCTCACCGTAGCGCCCGATGATGACGGCGGTGGCGCAATGCGCACGACAGATGTAAGGTCGCGCTTACTCATCGGTGAAAACCGTTCTCTATTGTGTGAGGGGCATCCATATGGCCACCACGACCGCTCCCGGTCCCTCCCCGGCCGGCGCCGATCCCGACGACGCAGGCGCTGGTGCCGACGCCGCCGGGACCAACGCGGCTCCCGGGTCCGACTCCAGTCCCGACGGCGCGGCGGCCGCGGCCGCCGCGAACAAGGAGCGCTCCGCCGCCGGCCAGGCCGCCCTCAAGCGGCTGGGCGCCCCGGTGCGCACCCGCCTGCGGATCGGCCAGGCGCTCGTCGTCGTCTCGGGACTGCTCGCCGTGGCCCCCTACGTCGCGCTCGTGCGCCTGGGCGACATCCTCCTGGCCGCCCACCGCGCCGGAGCGGCCCCGGACGGACAGCAGGTGCACGACGTCGTCATGCTCCTCGTGGGCGCCTACTCCGCCCGCCTGTTCCTGTACTTCCTGGCGCTGCTCATCACCCACTTCGCCGACCTGACCCTGCGCGACCGGCTGCGCCGCGACATCGTCGCGCGCATCTCCCGCGCCCCGCTGGCCTGGTTCACCGACTCCACCTCCGGGCGCATCCGCAAGGCGGTCCAGGACGACACCAACGCCGTGCACACCGTCATCGCCCACGGGCCCGTCGAGCAGCTCAATGCGATCGTCTCCCCGCTGGCCCTGCTGGCCTGCGCGTTCTGGATCGACTGGCGCCTGGCCCTGCTGGCCGTGGCGACCGTCCCCCTGTACGTGCTCATCTACTCCTTCTCCCTGCGGGGCATGAACGAGAAGACCGTGGAAATGGACCGCAAGCTGGCGGACGTGTCCTCCACCATGGTCGAGTTCGTCGCCGGCATCTCCGTGGTCAAGGCCTTCGGGAGGGTGGGCCGCGCCCACGGCGCCTACCTGGCCGCCGCCGACGCCTTCGCCCGCTTCTACCGCGACTGGGCGATGTCGCTCATGACCGTGGCGTGCCTGTCCTACACGTGGGTGTCCATCCCCGTGGTCCTCCTGGTCGACCTCGGCGGCGGCTCCCTGCTCATGAGCGCCGGCGTCGTCACCCTGCCGCAGGTCCTGGCCGCCACACTCATCGCCCTCGTGCTGCCGGGCGCGCTCATCACCATCGTGTCGATCTCCTGGTCCTACCAGGTTGCCGGCGCCGCCGCCCTGCGCCTGTGCGAGGTCCTGGACACCCCCGTCCTGCCCGCGCCCGCCGCGCCGAAGCAGCCCGACGGCGCCCGCGTCGAGATCGACGCCGTCTCCTTCTCCTACGGGGACAACCTCGCCGTCGACGACGTCTCCCTCGACCTGGCCCCCGGCACCGTCACCGCCCTGCTCGGCCCGTCGGGGTCGGGCAAGTCCACCCTGGCCACCCTCATCGCCCGCTTCGCCGACCCCGACGCCGGGGCGGTGCGCATCGGCGGGGTGGATCTGCGCGACATGGACGAGAAGACCCTGTACTCCACCGTCTCCTTCGTTCTCCAGGACGCCCAGCTGCTGGGCGCCACGGTGCGCGAGAACATCGCCCTGGGCCGGCCCGAGGCCACCGACGACCAGGTGCGCGCCGCCGCGCGCGCCGCCCGCATCGACTCCGAGATCATGGCCCTGCCCCACGGCTACGACACCGTCCTGGGGCGGGAGACCGCCCTGTCGGGCGGGCAGGAGCAGCGCATCGCCATCGCCCGGGCGATCCTGCTGGACACCCCGGTCCTGCTCATGGACGAGGCCACCGCCATGGCCGACCCGGAGTCCGAGGCCGAGATCCAGGAGGCGCTGAGCGCCCTGGTGCGCGGGCGCACCGTCCTGGTCATCGCCCACCGGCCCGCCGCCGTGCGCGGCGCCCACCGCATCGCCGTCATGGAGCGGGGGCGCATTGTCGCCTCCGGCACCCACGACGAACTGCTGGACGAGCCCCACTACCGCGCCCTGCTGCGCCAGTCCGGGCAGCTGCCCGACGACGGCGCCGCACCCGTGGTCGCATCGCGCAACGCTTCGCCGGCCGACGGCGGCGCCGCGTCCGCCAGCGCCGCGAGCGCGCCCGCCAATGCCGAGAGCGCCAATGCCGCGGTCGATGCCGCGGTTGACGCCGCCGCGAGCGCCGGAGGGGAGGACCCGGCGCCGACCGGCACCGGCCGGGCCGACACGAAGCGGGCGGGCGCCGGCCTGTCCCTGCTGGCCCGCTACCACCGGCTCATGGCCGAGGACTCCTGGGGGAAGATGGTCAGGGGCCTGGCCCTCGGGGCGCTCTACGGCGTCTTCTCCGGGCTGGCGCTCCTGGCCCTCCTGCCCGCCTCCGTGGCCCTGGCCGGCGGCGGGACCTGCTGGGGCCTGGGCTTCGGCGGCTGGCTGGTCGTGCTCGCGGCCTGCGCCGTCGTGTCGACCATCACCGACTTCCAGGGGCAGCGCACCAATATGACCGGGGCGCTGGGCTTTATGCACGACGTCCACCACGCCGTCGGCGACAAGATCGCCCGCCTGCCGCTGCGCTGGTTCACCGCCGACACCGCCGGCACCATGTCGCGGGCCGTCAGCCAGGAGATGCTGTCCCTGGGCGAGTCCGCCGCCCACTTCCTGTACAGGATCGCCTCGACGACCGCCGGCTGCGCCGTCATCTGGGCGGGATCGTGGGCGTGGGACTGGCGCCTGGGCCTGTTCCTGACCGTCGGCGCGCCCGTCATGGCCCTTCTCATCGGCCTGGCGCGCCGCCTGGTCGACCGCGGCAAGGCGATCGCCGAGCCCGCCGAGCGCGAGCTCGCCACCCGCGTCGTCGAGCTGGCCCGCTGCCAGGGCGCCCTGCGCTCGTGCCGCGCGGTGGGGCGCTACGGGCGGCTGCGGGCCGCCTTCGACGACGGCGCCCGCGCCGCCGCCCGCGCCCTGTGGTGGGAGACCGGCGGGAACCTCCTGTCGGGCGCCCTCACCCAGGTCATTGTCATCGGCATGATTATGCTCACCGCCTCCGTCGCCGGCACCATGGAGCCGCTGCCCGCGATCGCCACCATTGGCATGTGCCTGCGCTTCACCACCATGCTCGACGACATCGGCGCCTCCGTCTTCGGCGTGGAGGAGCGGCGCCAGATGATGAACCACCTCGACGCCGTCATGGACGCCGAGGTCATGGACGAGCCGGCCTCGCGCGCCGCGCTGAGCGAGCCGGGGGCGGTCGAGCTCGACGGCGTCGTCTTCGGCTACCGCCCCGGCGAGAGGGTGCTCGACGGAGTGTCGCTGCGCGTGCCCACGCGCGGCATGTGCGCGATCGTGGGCCCGTCGGGGTCAGGCAAGACGACCATCGCCCGGCTCGTGGCCCGCTTCTGGGACGCCGACTCCGGGACGGTGCGCGTGGGCGGCGTCGACGTGCGCCACATGCCCACGGCCCAGCTCATGGAGCAGCTGTCCATGGTCTTCCAGGACGTCTACCTGTTCGACGACACCCTGGCCGCCAATATCCGGGTCGGGGACCCGCGGGCCGACGACGAGCGGGTGCGCCGGGCCGCCGACCTGGCCGGCGTCACCGAGATCATCGACCGGCTGCCCGGCGGCTGGGACGCGCGGGTCGGCGAGGGCGGGCGCGCCCTGTCCGGCGGCGAGCGCCAGCGCGTGTCCATCGCCCGCGCCCTGCTCAAGCGCGCCCCGATCGTCCTGCTCGACGAGGCCACCAGCGCCCTGGACGCGGAGAACGAGGCCAATATCGTCGCCGCCATCGAGGAGCTGCGGCGCACCTCGACGCTCGTGGTCATCGCCCACAAGCTCGAGACGATTTCCGCCGCCGACCAGGTGGTGGTGCTCGGCGACGACGGGCGCGTAGCCCAGGTGGGCCGGCACGACCGGCTCGTGGAGGTCGAGGGCCCCTACCGGGACTTCTGGACCCAGCGCACCCGCGCCCGCGGGTGGGCGCTCGTCTGAGGCGCGGGCGCCGCCGGTCCGGGACGCGGGGCGGCGGACCCGGTGACGGCGGTCGCACGAAGCGGCGCTCGCACGCATGGGCTTGGCGGGACCCGATCCGACGTGCGAGGCTGGCCCTGTCATTAGGAAGGTGGGTGCCCCATGACTGTCAACCCCCATCCCGGCGTCGGGAGTTCGGATCCGGAGGCGCCCGCGACCGGGCCGGTCGACCCGGTTCCCCGCCGTCACGGCGGTGATCCGGTGCGGTGCGGGGTCCCGGGGGTCGGGGAGTTCCGGGCGCTGTGGGTCAACGAGACGACACTGGCGTGGCCGGACGATCTGTTCCCCCGCGGTGCGGGCGCGGGCGGCGTGTGCTTCTCCCTGGCGTGCTCCCCGGACGGGTCCGTTCGCCTGGAGGACGGCGTGGTGCGTCTGGGGGATCGTGGTTTCGAGGTTCCTCTGCGCGTGATCGATGAGTTCGATGAGGGGCTGGTGGAGGCTCACCCGTGGCTGGCGGGCTACGTGGGGCTGAGCGTCGTCGACGAATGGGGCGCCGCGCACCTGGAGCGCACGGACGTGGAGGTGCTGGTGCGGGGGCAGGTGGTCGTGGTTCAGCGCGCGGGCGGGGTCGGCGGCTGGGTGAGCGGCTTCACCGGGGTGCAGGTGTGGCCGGTGGTGGATCGCCTGTGGGGCCGGGCGGCGTCGGCTCGCGATGGGTCGGCGCCGCTGGGCGTGGATTTCGTGGACGGCGCTCCGCGTTTCGCGCTGTGGGCGCCGACGGCGCTGTCGGTGGTGCTGCTGGCGTGGGACACGGGGGACGCATCGGGGTCGGCGGGCCTGGTCGAGGGGGAGCCGGTGCGCCTTGCGGCGGTGAGGCGCCGGGACGGCCGGTGGGAGGTGGATGCGGACCGGTGCGCGGGTGCGGGCGTGGGTGCGGGCGCGCAGTACGTGTGGGAGGTGGAGGTGTTCGCGGCGTCGTCGGGGCGGGTGGAGGTCAATCGGGTGACTGATCCGTACGGCGTGGCGTTGACGGTGGATTCCCGGCGTTCGGTGGCGGTGGATCTGGGGCTGCGGGAGTTGAAGCCGGCGTCGTGGTGCGAGAATCTGAGCCCGGTGGTGGGGTGCGACGCGGGGCGGGTGATCTACGAGCTGCATGTGCGGGAGTTCTCGGTGGCGGACGAGAGCGTCGAGGAGGACCTGCGGGGCACCTACGGGGCGTTCGTGGTGGATTCGGTGGGGACGCGCCATCTGCGCGAGATGGTGCGGGCCGGTGTCGATACGGTGCAGCTGCTGCCGGTGTTCGATTTCGCCTCGGTTCCCGAGGAGCGGTCGCGTCAGGTCGTGGCGCAGGTTCCGGCGGGGGCGTGGGGGGCCTCGCGCGCTCCGCAGGCGGCGGTGTCGGCGGCGGCGGGCGCGGACGCCTACAGCTGGGGGTGCGATCCGTGGCACTGGATGGCGCCGGAGGGGTCGTACGCGCGCGAGGGCCGCCAGAACGGGGGCGCGCGCACGTGGGAGGTGCGGGCCATGGTGGGGGCGCTGCACGGCATGGGCGTGCAGGTGCTCGTCGATCAGGTGTTCGGACGGGCGGCGGCCTGGGGGCAGGAGCGGGGCTCGGTGCTGGACCGGGTGGTGCCGGGCTACTACCACCGCGTCGACGAGGCGGGCGCGGTGGTGGAATCGGGCGGATGGCGCGGCGGGGTGGACACGGACCGGGCGATGGGCGAACGGCTCATGATCGATGCGTGCGTGGCGTGGGTGCGCGATTACCGGGTGGACGGACTGCGCCTGGACCTGATGGGGTGCCACGGCGTGGAGACGATGGCGCGTCTGCGCCGGGCGCTGGACGAGATCTCCGAGGACGCCGTGGGGCACCGGGTCTACCTGTACGGCCAGGGGTGGGACGCGCCGGGCGCATGCGGACCGGACCCGAACCGGGCCCGTCAGGGGCGCCTGGGCGCCCTGGGGATCGGGGCCCTGAACGACCGGGTGCGCGACGGGGTCAACGGCGGCGGTTTCGCCCAGGTCGACCCGCGCACCGACCAGGGCCTGGGCAACGGGGAGCTGACCGACCCCAACGAGCTGGAGTCGCGCGATCAGGGCGAGGTACGCGCGGACCTGGCGTGGCGCAGCGACCTGGTGCGCCTGTCGCTGGCGGGCAATGTGCGGGGCATGGAGATCCTGGCCTCCGACGGGCGGTGGCTGCGCGGGGACGAGGTGGGCTACGGGAGCTCCCCGGCGGCCTACGGCGACCAGCCGGCCGACTCGGTGGCCTACGTGTCCTCCTATGAGGGCGAGACGCTGTTCGACCGCCTGACCTACAAGCTGCCGGCATCGATGTCCATGGCGGATCGGGTGCGCATGAACACGGTGTGCCTGGCGATGGTGGTCCTGGGGCAGTCCCCGTGCCTGTGGGCGGGGGGCAGCGAGCTGCTGCGCAGCAAGTCGCTGGACGCCTGCTCGTGCGACTCGGGCGACCACTTCAACGCCATCGACTGGAGCGGACGGACCAACGGGTGGGGCCGGGGCCTGCCCCCGGCGGGGCGCAACTTCGACCGGTGGGTCATCCAGGCCGGCCTGCTGGCCCGCCCGGACCTGACCCCCTCGCCGTCGGACATCGCCTCCGCCCGCGCCCAGGCCCTGGACCTGCTGCGGGCGCGCCGCTCCACACCGCTGCTGTGCCTGGGGCGGACGGACCTGGTGCGCGAACGGGTGAGCTTCCCGGTGTGCGGCCCGAGCGCCCAGCCCGGAGTGATCATCATGGTCATCGACGACGGCGCCGGGGAGGGCGATATCGACCCGACGCTCGACGGGGTACTGGTGGTGATCAACGCCACGCCCTGCGAAGTCACCCAACGACTCGACACGCAGGTGGGCCGCCTGTTCACCCTGTGCGACGCACAGGCCCAGGGCGCCGACCCGATCGTCAAGACCACCCGCTTCGATCCCACCACCGGCACCGTGAAGGTCCCCGCCCGCACCGCGGCCGTCCTCATCGAGCACTGACCCGCCCGCCCGCCTCCCCCTCGCCGAAACCGGCGGAAACGACACGCGAAACCGGCGGAAACGACACGCGAAACCGGCGGAAACGGCATGCGATTCGATGTATCCGCTCGAGGCTGCGCGTCACGGTCGCCCGCCGGACGCGGATCGGGTTCCCGGCGGGCCCCTCCCGGGTGGTGCGAGTTCTTCCCGGTCCGTACGGGGAAGTTGCACATTGGAGTGCGGCGCCTCCGCGGGCCGATCTCGGGTTCTCCGCATGATTCCGCCGATCCACCGCCGACCATCCCCGGTCGAATGTGCAATATGGCCACCCCGACACCGCACACCCGAGCCCGGCTCCGCCCGCCCCAGCGCCGCCCCGGACGGGACGACCCGTCCCCCCGTCCTCATGGGCTACCCCTCGTCCTCGTTGATCGACGACTCCCCCGACGAGAAAGGCTCAACGCGTCCAGACGCACCTAGAACGACCTTCCCGCAGAATTATCCACAGGTTGTGTCGTTTCCGCCGGTTTCGGCGAAGAGGGGCGGGGAGGCTAGGACTTGGTGTTGGGCATGAGGTAGTGGGGGCCGATGAATCCGATGTGAATCTTGCCGGTGTTCCCGTGGGTGTCGTCGTAGAAATAGATGCGCGGAGCGAGGTCGCTGCCGCCCTCGGCGACCTTGAGGTGGCTGTACATATAAGTCCTGCCGGTGCGATCGACATCGGTCGAGACCGGCAGCAGCCTGCGATTATTGAACTTGGGCGTGTTCTGGACGGTTTCGCTCTCGCTCATGGACAACTTCTTGTCGGTGGCGGGCCAGCTCTCCGGGAATCCGGCGTCGCACCACTCCCAGAAACCGCCCTGGAAATGGTCCTCCGTACGGTGCCTCGCATAAGCGGCCAGGGAGCGCAGCCCCCTCCACGCGGTATTTCCCCAGACAACGGCCTGCGGCGCCG is part of the Actinomyces sp. oral taxon 414 genome and encodes:
- a CDS encoding alpha-1,6-glucosidase domain-containing protein codes for the protein MTVNPHPGVGSSDPEAPATGPVDPVPRRHGGDPVRCGVPGVGEFRALWVNETTLAWPDDLFPRGAGAGGVCFSLACSPDGSVRLEDGVVRLGDRGFEVPLRVIDEFDEGLVEAHPWLAGYVGLSVVDEWGAAHLERTDVEVLVRGQVVVVQRAGGVGGWVSGFTGVQVWPVVDRLWGRAASARDGSAPLGVDFVDGAPRFALWAPTALSVVLLAWDTGDASGSAGLVEGEPVRLAAVRRRDGRWEVDADRCAGAGVGAGAQYVWEVEVFAASSGRVEVNRVTDPYGVALTVDSRRSVAVDLGLRELKPASWCENLSPVVGCDAGRVIYELHVREFSVADESVEEDLRGTYGAFVVDSVGTRHLREMVRAGVDTVQLLPVFDFASVPEERSRQVVAQVPAGAWGASRAPQAAVSAAAGADAYSWGCDPWHWMAPEGSYAREGRQNGGARTWEVRAMVGALHGMGVQVLVDQVFGRAAAWGQERGSVLDRVVPGYYHRVDEAGAVVESGGWRGGVDTDRAMGERLMIDACVAWVRDYRVDGLRLDLMGCHGVETMARLRRALDEISEDAVGHRVYLYGQGWDAPGACGPDPNRARQGRLGALGIGALNDRVRDGVNGGGFAQVDPRTDQGLGNGELTDPNELESRDQGEVRADLAWRSDLVRLSLAGNVRGMEILASDGRWLRGDEVGYGSSPAAYGDQPADSVAYVSSYEGETLFDRLTYKLPASMSMADRVRMNTVCLAMVVLGQSPCLWAGGSELLRSKSLDACSCDSGDHFNAIDWSGRTNGWGRGLPPAGRNFDRWVIQAGLLARPDLTPSPSDIASARAQALDLLRARRSTPLLCLGRTDLVRERVSFPVCGPSAQPGVIIMVIDDGAGEGDIDPTLDGVLVVINATPCEVTQRLDTQVGRLFTLCDAQAQGADPIVKTTRFDPTTGTVKVPARTAAVLIEH
- a CDS encoding TetR/AcrR family transcriptional regulator, with product MTRLGRPTGPKPGFTRAEVVAAALALGVADFTLAGVAARLGVATSALYRTISSREDLLRACLDEIAARIDFAPDPDDWRRNARNQADALWALLEAHPGLDRVLIGVPWAAECFADTIGAAHRAFMSAGMSQEDAALAVDVVGDTVISSHVGVTALRADWRGGAGSRPGRGASALPTPFHLDPAWLERGWLDRKIDLLVDGLAVRLVGAGAAAGGPGSSPKPVGTTRGTGGKRTSCE
- a CDS encoding ABC transporter ATP-binding protein, with the protein product MATTTAPGPSPAGADPDDAGAGADAAGTNAAPGSDSSPDGAAAAAAANKERSAAGQAALKRLGAPVRTRLRIGQALVVVSGLLAVAPYVALVRLGDILLAAHRAGAAPDGQQVHDVVMLLVGAYSARLFLYFLALLITHFADLTLRDRLRRDIVARISRAPLAWFTDSTSGRIRKAVQDDTNAVHTVIAHGPVEQLNAIVSPLALLACAFWIDWRLALLAVATVPLYVLIYSFSLRGMNEKTVEMDRKLADVSSTMVEFVAGISVVKAFGRVGRAHGAYLAAADAFARFYRDWAMSLMTVACLSYTWVSIPVVLLVDLGGGSLLMSAGVVTLPQVLAATLIALVLPGALITIVSISWSYQVAGAAALRLCEVLDTPVLPAPAAPKQPDGARVEIDAVSFSYGDNLAVDDVSLDLAPGTVTALLGPSGSGKSTLATLIARFADPDAGAVRIGGVDLRDMDEKTLYSTVSFVLQDAQLLGATVRENIALGRPEATDDQVRAAARAARIDSEIMALPHGYDTVLGRETALSGGQEQRIAIARAILLDTPVLLMDEATAMADPESEAEIQEALSALVRGRTVLVIAHRPAAVRGAHRIAVMERGRIVASGTHDELLDEPHYRALLRQSGQLPDDGAAPVVASRNASPADGGAASASAASAPANAESANAAVDAAVDAAASAGGEDPAPTGTGRADTKRAGAGLSLLARYHRLMAEDSWGKMVRGLALGALYGVFSGLALLALLPASVALAGGGTCWGLGFGGWLVVLAACAVVSTITDFQGQRTNMTGALGFMHDVHHAVGDKIARLPLRWFTADTAGTMSRAVSQEMLSLGESAAHFLYRIASTTAGCAVIWAGSWAWDWRLGLFLTVGAPVMALLIGLARRLVDRGKAIAEPAERELATRVVELARCQGALRSCRAVGRYGRLRAAFDDGARAAARALWWETGGNLLSGALTQVIVIGMIMLTASVAGTMEPLPAIATIGMCLRFTTMLDDIGASVFGVEERRQMMNHLDAVMDAEVMDEPASRAALSEPGAVELDGVVFGYRPGERVLDGVSLRVPTRGMCAIVGPSGSGKTTIARLVARFWDADSGTVRVGGVDVRHMPTAQLMEQLSMVFQDVYLFDDTLAANIRVGDPRADDERVRRAADLAGVTEIIDRLPGGWDARVGEGGRALSGGERQRVSIARALLKRAPIVLLDEATSALDAENEANIVAAIEELRRTSTLVVIAHKLETISAADQVVVLGDDGRVAQVGRHDRLVEVEGPYRDFWTQRTRARGWALV
- a CDS encoding ADP-ribosylglycohydrolase family protein yields the protein MTERSPRGAPRPEPERDRALGALTGLALGDALGMPTQSMSPALITRHYGRIAGLRDAVGAQPIAPGAPAGSVTDDTEQALLIAELLIAGRGRIDPFRFADALLAWEDRMRARGSLDLLGPSTKLALERVRAGADPRTTGRAGTTNGAAMRVAPVGIAFPLTRPELLADAVHASCMVTHDTRQGFESAALIAVAVSAAVGGADADRAVDTALDLVAALAPRGHWSPGASVVARARAALDAAEGLSDAALAVLLHEQVGTSVESAESVPCALVIAREFAARPFEGLCFAASLGGDTDTIAAMAGAVLGAADPRALPADAVGRVLAVSGLDPAPACDGLLELRRASPARDAATGRAASPARSATPAGGGATACAPGEGAGR